Proteins encoded in a region of the Halostella limicola genome:
- a CDS encoding V-type ATP synthase subunit D, which yields MAKDVKPTRKELMRIEERIELSERGHDTLEKKRDGLIMEFMDILDQAQDVRGNVEANYEDAQKKINMARAMEGDVAVRGAAAALKEHPEITTESHNIMGVVVPQIESSKVKKSLDERGYGVVGTSARIDEAAEAYEELLDSIILAAEVETAMKKMLDEIEKTKRRVNALEFTLLPELRTNQEYIEQKLEEQEREEIFRMKKIKAKKEEEEDEERAAEAAEREDERLPADD from the coding sequence ATGGCCAAGGACGTCAAACCCACTCGGAAGGAGCTGATGCGCATCGAGGAACGCATCGAGCTCTCCGAGCGGGGGCACGACACGCTGGAGAAGAAGCGGGACGGCCTCATCATGGAGTTCATGGACATCCTCGACCAGGCGCAGGACGTCCGCGGAAACGTCGAGGCCAACTACGAGGACGCCCAGAAGAAGATCAACATGGCCCGCGCCATGGAGGGCGACGTCGCGGTCCGCGGGGCCGCCGCCGCGCTGAAAGAGCACCCCGAGATCACGACGGAGTCGCACAACATCATGGGCGTCGTCGTCCCGCAGATCGAGTCGAGCAAGGTGAAAAAGAGCCTCGACGAGCGCGGCTACGGCGTCGTCGGCACCAGCGCCCGCATCGACGAGGCGGCCGAGGCCTACGAGGAACTTCTCGACTCCATCATCCTCGCGGCCGAGGTCGAGACGGCGATGAAGAAGATGCTCGACGAGATCGAGAAGACCAAGCGCCGCGTCAACGCCCTGGAGTTCACGCTCCTGCCCGAACTCCGCACGAACCAGGAGTACATCGAGCAGAAACTGGAGGAGCAGGAGCGCGAGGAGATCTTCCGCATGAAGAAGATCAAGGCCAAGAAGGAGGAAGAGGAGGACGAGGAGCGCGCGGCCGAGGCCGCCGAGCGCGAGGACGAGCGCCTCCCGGCCGACGACTGA
- a CDS encoding DUF6276 family protein — MDCPDCGAPTVAFSVSPDLRECAPGDGPAAAICTDCLAVLPAAEPADDPAFDDVSGAFPSGPAAVPTALLVGLLSSLAVNRDAIERLVGRVEAAGADPLLVVDRLAADPDLSPAVDLDRRRHQLEQLL, encoded by the coding sequence ATGGACTGTCCGGACTGCGGAGCGCCGACCGTCGCGTTCTCCGTATCGCCCGACCTCCGCGAGTGCGCGCCGGGGGACGGGCCGGCCGCCGCGATCTGCACCGACTGCCTCGCCGTCCTCCCCGCCGCTGAACCGGCCGACGACCCGGCGTTCGACGACGTGAGCGGCGCCTTCCCGTCCGGCCCCGCCGCGGTGCCGACCGCACTGCTCGTCGGCCTGCTCTCGTCGCTGGCCGTCAACCGCGACGCGATCGAGCGCCTCGTCGGGCGCGTCGAGGCGGCCGGCGCGGACCCGCTACTGGTCGTCGATCGGCTCGCCGCCGACCCGGACCTCTCGCCGGCCGTCGACCTCGACCGCCGGCGACACCAGCTAGAACAGTTACTCTGA
- a CDS encoding helix-turn-helix transcriptional regulator, with product MGRDAVSDLVRTLCNRHEFLVALRVAPREKRALVETLGVSRSTVDRALRELADEGLVARTDRGYRLTSTGRLAASLTDAMLAAAGDLRAVAEPLRAVSSDAPLDLRLVGGATAAEASERVRSRPLSEVRDLFDAASRVYVLAPVISQPRSFDRLCEAVLKAGTDVEMVLEASLAEQLFPPNADRIATMVDEGFTPLVTTGVPFGLVLGETDDGWETHVVTYGDDGELQGVVSNDTPAAAAWAWETYQRYRADAADVSDAVRSERQGRPVASE from the coding sequence ATGGGCCGTGACGCCGTCTCCGACCTCGTTCGGACGCTGTGCAACCGTCACGAGTTTCTCGTGGCGCTCCGCGTCGCCCCCCGGGAGAAGCGGGCCCTCGTCGAGACGCTCGGCGTCTCCCGCTCCACCGTCGACCGGGCGCTCCGGGAGCTGGCGGACGAGGGGCTGGTGGCGCGGACCGATCGGGGCTACCGGTTGACGTCGACCGGCCGGCTCGCCGCGTCGCTCACCGACGCGATGCTGGCGGCGGCGGGCGACCTCCGCGCGGTCGCGGAGCCGCTCCGCGCGGTGTCGTCGGACGCGCCGCTCGACCTCCGGCTCGTCGGGGGAGCGACGGCCGCCGAGGCGTCCGAGCGCGTCCGGAGCCGCCCGCTGTCGGAGGTACGGGACCTGTTCGATGCGGCCTCGCGCGTCTACGTCCTCGCTCCGGTCATCAGCCAGCCGCGGAGCTTCGACCGCCTGTGCGAGGCGGTCCTCAAGGCCGGCACGGACGTGGAGATGGTCCTCGAAGCGTCGCTCGCCGAGCAGCTGTTTCCCCCGAACGCCGACCGGATCGCGACCATGGTCGACGAGGGGTTCACGCCGCTGGTGACGACGGGCGTCCCCTTCGGGCTCGTCCTCGGGGAGACCGACGACGGATGGGAAACCCACGTCGTAACGTACGGCGACGACGGCGAGCTTCAGGGCGTCGTCAGCAACGACACGCCGGCGGCGGCCGCGTGGGCGTGGGAGACGTACCAGCGGTACCGCGCCGACGCCGCGGACGTGAGCGACGCGGTCCGGAGCGAGCGACAGGGGCGGCCGGTCGCCTCAGAGTAA
- a CDS encoding helix-turn-helix transcriptional regulator produces the protein MTATDPEKDVVDVLARRIEVLDYLADSAAGKERLVADLSVSRSTVNRALRELEGLGFLTRVDGEYTASTTGRLVARQYREFVAGLEDSCDAQAVLAGVDPSAEMSPAMVRGATVYLAEPPTPFRPIQRITELATDADEFLGLSASVAVPESIDDIADAVLRGDLRAEFVVADRVAQHLRANRADAIEAANRRETLSVYVADDLPYGLGIAYGDGDAHAFVVTYGEDGDLRGAVVNDSPEAVEWAEGVYRRYRATATELPPPAD, from the coding sequence ATGACAGCGACGGACCCAGAGAAGGACGTCGTCGACGTGCTGGCGCGCCGGATCGAGGTGCTCGACTACCTCGCCGACTCGGCCGCAGGGAAAGAGCGGCTGGTGGCGGACCTCTCCGTCTCGCGGTCGACCGTGAACCGGGCGCTCCGCGAACTCGAGGGACTGGGTTTCCTCACGCGCGTCGACGGGGAGTACACGGCGTCGACGACCGGCCGGCTCGTCGCTCGGCAGTACCGCGAGTTCGTCGCCGGACTGGAGGACAGCTGCGACGCTCAGGCCGTCCTGGCGGGCGTCGACCCGTCCGCCGAGATGAGCCCGGCGATGGTGCGGGGCGCGACCGTCTACCTGGCGGAGCCGCCGACCCCGTTTCGCCCCATCCAGCGGATCACGGAACTGGCGACCGACGCCGATGAGTTTCTGGGGCTCTCCGCGTCGGTCGCCGTCCCGGAGTCGATCGACGACATCGCCGACGCGGTGCTACGGGGGGACCTCCGGGCCGAGTTCGTCGTCGCGGACCGGGTCGCGCAGCACCTCCGGGCGAACCGCGCGGACGCGATCGAAGCGGCGAACCGCCGGGAGACGCTGTCGGTGTACGTCGCCGACGACCTCCCGTACGGCCTCGGGATCGCGTACGGCGACGGCGACGCGCACGCGTTCGTCGTCACGTACGGCGAGGACGGCGACCTCCGCGGCGCCGTTGTGAACGACTCGCCCGAGGCCGTCGAGTGGGCCGAGGGCGTCTACCGGCGCTACCGCGCGACTGCGACCGAGTTACCGCCCCCCGCGGACTGA
- the prf1 gene encoding peptide chain release factor aRF-1, with translation MSQQESEQSDRKKYEFRKVIEDLKEYEGSGTQLVTIYIPDDKQISSVVQHVTQEHSEASNIKSKQTRTNVQDALSSIKSRLRYFDTYPPENGVVIFSGAVDAGGGQTDMITKVLESPPMEIESFRYHCDSEFLTEPLEEMLADKGLYGLIVLDRREANVGWLRGKRVEPVKSASSLVPGKQRKGGQSAQRFARLRLEAIDNFYQEVAGMANDLFVEKRHELDGILVGGPSPTKDEFLDGDYLHHELQDSVLGKFDVSYTDESGLYDLVDAAEDALADAEVMKDKNLMQDFFKELHAGDEATYGFDQTRRNLIMGSVETLLISEDLRKDVVTYECPNGHEEREVLDRRKNTPDHTCSECGETVGADEGDREDAIDHLIAIAEQRGTETKFISTDFEKGEQLYDAFGGVAGLLRYSTGV, from the coding sequence ATGAGCCAGCAGGAGAGCGAGCAGTCCGACCGGAAGAAATACGAGTTCCGGAAGGTCATCGAGGACCTGAAGGAGTACGAGGGGTCGGGGACGCAGCTCGTCACGATCTACATCCCGGACGACAAGCAGATCAGCTCCGTCGTCCAGCACGTCACGCAGGAACACAGCGAGGCGAGCAACATCAAGTCCAAGCAGACCCGGACGAACGTCCAGGACGCCCTCTCCTCGATCAAGTCGCGGCTCCGCTACTTCGACACCTACCCGCCCGAGAACGGCGTCGTCATCTTCTCCGGCGCGGTCGACGCCGGCGGCGGCCAGACCGACATGATCACGAAGGTGTTAGAGAGCCCGCCGATGGAGATCGAGTCGTTCCGCTACCACTGCGACTCGGAGTTCCTCACCGAGCCCCTGGAGGAGATGCTCGCGGACAAGGGGCTGTACGGCCTGATCGTCCTCGACCGGCGCGAGGCCAACGTCGGGTGGCTCCGCGGCAAGCGCGTCGAACCCGTCAAGTCCGCCTCGTCGCTCGTCCCCGGCAAGCAGCGCAAAGGTGGCCAGTCCGCACAGCGGTTCGCCCGCCTGCGCCTCGAGGCGATCGACAACTTCTACCAGGAGGTCGCCGGCATGGCCAACGACCTGTTCGTCGAGAAGCGCCACGAGTTAGACGGTATCCTCGTCGGCGGCCCCTCGCCGACCAAAGACGAGTTCCTCGACGGCGACTACCTCCACCACGAGCTGCAGGACTCCGTGCTCGGCAAGTTCGACGTCTCCTACACCGACGAGTCCGGCCTCTACGACCTCGTCGACGCCGCGGAGGACGCGCTGGCCGACGCCGAGGTGATGAAGGACAAGAACCTGATGCAGGACTTCTTCAAGGAGCTCCACGCCGGCGACGAGGCCACCTACGGCTTCGATCAGACCCGGCGCAACCTCATCATGGGCTCCGTCGAGACGCTCCTCATCAGCGAGGACCTCCGGAAGGACGTGGTCACCTACGAGTGCCCCAACGGCCACGAGGAGCGGGAGGTGCTCGACCGCCGCAAGAACACGCCCGACCACACCTGCAGCGAGTGCGGGGAGACCGTCGGCGCCGACGAGGGCGATCGCGAGGACGCCATCGACCACCTCATCGCCATCGCCGAACAGCGCGGCACGGAGACCAAGTTCATCTCCACCGACTTCGAGAAGGGCGAGCAGCTGTACGACGCCTTCGGCGGCGTCGCCGGCCTGCTTCGTTACTCCACCGGCGTCTAA
- the argS gene encoding arginine--tRNA ligase produces the protein MFLAVREEVEDAVEAALSALDLPTDDLGIEEPPEDVDAVLASSVAFRLAGEVGAPPPEVAVDVAEQVDAGEYEYVADAVPQGPYVNFLPSDRYFADTLDEAQNADYGRLEPKDTSVVVEHTSANPTGPVHVGRARNPIVGDAVANSLDYAGYDVSRHYYVNDAGRQMAVFTWAYETFDEADLDAAPERDRIEYDLVRYYRKGNAFLEAGDADEVEEAEAEIESIMQGLEAGDEETYERVSEVVDQVLGGMRECLERLPAEFDEFVKETKFMFDGSTDDLVDRLQDLDEAVYEEDAWQLDLEDHGIDKNLVFLRSDGTSLYPTRDLAHHEWKFDNYDRAVTVLGEDHKLQAEQLRTTLELLGNDTDQLRQVLYSYVNLPEGKMSTREGTGVDLDDLLDEAVARARDEVEKRLDDRIRDDDLTDEDVDRIARQVGIGAVRYDIVSKQPTKAITFEWDRALDFEAQSAPYVQYVHARCCGIIDEARSASEASSGQGPRDSEAAGRPSLDDLNADLLDTEYERDLLRTVARFPAVVEEAAEDLEPHVVATYTRTLAERFNAFYRECPVLADDVDDELRDARLALVLAARHAVGNALDVLGVEAPESM, from the coding sequence ATGTTCCTAGCCGTCCGCGAGGAGGTCGAGGACGCGGTGGAGGCGGCACTCTCCGCGCTCGACCTCCCGACCGACGACCTCGGCATCGAGGAGCCGCCGGAAGACGTCGACGCCGTGCTCGCTTCGAGCGTCGCCTTCCGGCTGGCCGGCGAGGTCGGCGCGCCGCCGCCCGAGGTGGCCGTCGACGTCGCCGAGCAGGTAGACGCCGGCGAGTACGAGTACGTCGCCGACGCAGTCCCGCAGGGGCCGTACGTCAACTTCCTCCCGAGCGACCGCTACTTCGCCGACACGCTCGACGAGGCCCAGAACGCCGACTACGGCCGCCTGGAGCCGAAAGACACCTCGGTCGTCGTCGAGCACACGAGCGCCAACCCGACGGGGCCGGTCCACGTCGGCCGCGCGCGCAACCCCATCGTCGGCGACGCCGTCGCCAACTCCCTCGACTACGCGGGCTACGACGTCTCTCGCCACTACTACGTCAACGACGCGGGCCGGCAGATGGCCGTGTTCACGTGGGCGTACGAGACGTTCGACGAGGCAGACCTCGATGCGGCGCCCGAGCGCGACCGCATCGAGTACGACCTCGTGCGCTACTACCGCAAGGGCAACGCGTTCCTGGAAGCGGGCGACGCCGACGAGGTCGAGGAGGCCGAGGCCGAGATCGAGTCGATCATGCAGGGCCTCGAGGCGGGCGACGAGGAGACCTACGAGCGCGTCAGCGAGGTCGTCGACCAGGTGCTCGGCGGCATGCGCGAGTGCCTCGAACGCCTCCCCGCGGAGTTCGACGAGTTCGTCAAGGAGACGAAGTTCATGTTCGACGGCTCGACCGACGACCTGGTCGACCGCCTGCAGGACTTAGACGAGGCCGTCTACGAGGAGGACGCCTGGCAGCTCGACCTAGAGGACCACGGCATCGACAAGAACCTCGTGTTCCTGCGCTCGGACGGCACCAGCCTCTACCCTACGCGCGACCTGGCCCACCACGAGTGGAAGTTCGACAACTACGACCGGGCCGTCACCGTCCTCGGCGAGGACCACAAGCTCCAGGCCGAGCAGCTCCGGACGACGCTCGAACTGCTCGGGAACGACACCGACCAGCTCCGGCAGGTGCTCTACTCATACGTGAACCTGCCCGAGGGGAAGATGAGCACCCGCGAGGGCACCGGCGTCGACCTCGACGACCTCCTCGACGAGGCCGTCGCACGCGCACGCGACGAAGTAGAGAAACGCCTCGACGACCGCATCCGCGACGACGACCTCACCGACGAGGACGTCGACCGGATCGCCCGGCAGGTCGGCATCGGCGCGGTGCGTTACGACATCGTCTCGAAGCAGCCGACCAAGGCGATCACCTTCGAGTGGGACCGCGCGCTCGACTTCGAGGCCCAGTCCGCGCCCTACGTCCAGTACGTCCACGCGCGGTGCTGCGGGATCATAGACGAGGCGCGTAGCGCCTCGGAGGCGTCGAGCGGGCAGGGCCCGCGAGACAGCGAGGCTGCCGGCCGCCCGAGCCTCGACGACCTGAACGCCGACCTGCTCGACACGGAGTACGAGCGCGACCTGCTCCGGACGGTCGCGCGCTTCCCCGCCGTGGTCGAGGAGGCGGCGGAGGACCTCGAACCGCACGTCGTCGCCACCTACACCCGGACGCTCGCCGAGCGGTTCAACGCCTTCTACCGCGAGTGCCCGGTGCTGGCCGACGACGTCGACGACGAACTGCGGGACGCGCGGCTCGCGCTGGTGCTCGCAGCGAGACACGCGGTCGGCAACGCGCTCGACGTGCTGGGCGTCGAAGCGCCGGAGTCGATGTAG
- a CDS encoding cold-shock protein gives MAQGTVDFFNDTGGYGFIDTEDADDDVFFHMEDVGGEDLTEGTDIEFDIEQAPKGPRATNVVRQ, from the coding sequence ATGGCGCAAGGAACTGTTGATTTCTTCAACGACACTGGCGGTTACGGCTTCATCGACACCGAGGACGCGGACGACGACGTTTTCTTCCACATGGAGGACGTTGGCGGCGAGGACCTCACCGAAGGCACTGACATCGAGTTCGACATCGAACAGGCCCCCAAGGGCCCGCGCGCGACCAACGTCGTCCGGCAGTAA
- a CDS encoding DUF7577 domain-containing protein: MLGALYGLALAVAYLVALAASVRVLVGIVRDGRERLRKRRAGELDRYTEDEEYGPAPPEDDDADSQGLQRVFCRSCGAENGAEFAFCRRCAEQL, translated from the coding sequence ATGCTCGGCGCGCTGTACGGCCTCGCGCTGGCTGTCGCGTACCTCGTCGCCCTCGCGGCCAGCGTCCGCGTCCTCGTCGGCATCGTCCGCGACGGCCGCGAGCGCCTCCGGAAGCGACGGGCCGGCGAGCTGGACCGCTACACCGAAGACGAGGAGTACGGTCCCGCGCCGCCGGAAGACGACGACGCGGACTCGCAGGGCCTCCAGAGAGTGTTCTGTCGGTCCTGCGGGGCCGAAAACGGAGCGGAGTTCGCGTTCTGCCGGCGCTGCGCCGAACAGCTATGA
- the twy1 gene encoding 4-demethylwyosine synthase TYW1, which yields MSDSEDGPAQVGSPNYHSENHTAAQTCGWTANAMRGDGKCYKYIFYGIESHRCIQMTPVVKCNERCVFCWRDHAGHAYELGDVEWDDPAAVADASVELQKKLLSGFGGNDEVPDEVFEQAMEPRHVAISLDGEPTLYPYLPELIEEFRERDITTFLVSNGTNPEMLERCDPTQLYVSVDAPERHTFDEVVKPVDDGAWEDLVDTMDVLADKDDTRTVLRTTLVKGENMRDPDWYAGFYQRADPDFVELKAYMHVGHSQGRLDRDSMPDHEEVMAFAGDVAEHLPEHDEIRGVPESRVALVAREKDTWVPKLKKGSEFWERDPVVGD from the coding sequence ATGAGCGACAGCGAGGACGGGCCGGCCCAGGTCGGGTCCCCGAACTACCACAGCGAGAACCACACTGCGGCCCAGACCTGCGGGTGGACGGCGAACGCGATGCGGGGAGACGGGAAGTGCTACAAGTACATCTTCTACGGCATCGAGTCCCACCGCTGCATCCAGATGACGCCGGTCGTGAAGTGCAACGAGCGCTGCGTCTTCTGCTGGCGCGACCACGCCGGCCACGCGTACGAGCTGGGCGACGTGGAGTGGGACGACCCCGCGGCCGTCGCGGACGCCAGCGTCGAACTCCAGAAGAAGCTGCTCTCGGGGTTCGGCGGCAACGACGAGGTGCCCGACGAGGTGTTCGAGCAGGCGATGGAGCCGCGCCACGTCGCCATCAGTCTCGACGGCGAGCCGACGCTGTACCCGTACCTGCCGGAGCTCATCGAGGAGTTCCGCGAGCGCGACATCACCACCTTCCTCGTCAGCAACGGGACGAACCCGGAGATGCTGGAGCGCTGTGACCCGACGCAGCTGTACGTCAGCGTCGACGCGCCCGAGCGCCACACGTTCGACGAGGTCGTCAAGCCCGTCGACGACGGCGCCTGGGAGGACCTCGTCGACACGATGGACGTCCTCGCGGACAAGGACGACACCCGGACCGTCCTGCGGACGACGCTCGTGAAAGGCGAGAACATGCGGGACCCGGACTGGTACGCCGGGTTCTACCAGCGGGCCGACCCGGACTTCGTCGAGCTGAAGGCGTACATGCACGTCGGGCACTCGCAGGGCCGGCTGGACCGCGACTCGATGCCCGACCACGAGGAGGTGATGGCGTTCGCCGGGGACGTCGCAGAACACTTACCCGAACACGACGAGATCCGGGGCGTCCCCGAGTCCCGCGTCGCCCTCGTCGCCCGCGAGAAGGACACCTGGGTGCCGAAGCTCAAGAAGGGAAGCGAGTTCTGGGAGCGCGACCCGGTCGTCGGCGACTGA
- a CDS encoding iron transporter — MSEKTTSDEVDERQLELAKQEGEAYTRSLDYMIDEVAETGDLTTVDDYVVGFAQEEAEGMYAPTGDGDLEWTEPDEENCHLEVAVTDAADGRFVPELTVRATLSPEEGDDVGPFEVPFIWHPGLHHYGTNVEVPGDGEYDISVEVDPPEFMRHDEENGDRYAEPVEVTFEGVEIETGQD; from the coding sequence ATGAGCGAGAAGACCACCAGCGACGAGGTCGACGAACGGCAGTTAGAGCTCGCGAAACAGGAGGGCGAGGCGTACACCCGGTCGCTGGACTACATGATCGACGAGGTGGCGGAGACCGGCGACCTGACGACCGTCGACGACTACGTCGTCGGGTTCGCGCAGGAGGAAGCAGAGGGGATGTACGCGCCCACGGGGGACGGCGACCTGGAGTGGACGGAACCGGACGAGGAGAACTGCCACCTCGAAGTCGCGGTGACGGACGCCGCCGACGGCCGGTTCGTTCCGGAACTGACGGTGCGGGCGACGCTCTCGCCGGAGGAGGGCGATGACGTCGGCCCGTTCGAGGTACCGTTCATCTGGCACCCAGGGCTTCACCACTACGGGACGAACGTCGAGGTTCCGGGCGACGGCGAGTACGACATCTCCGTCGAGGTCGACCCGCCCGAGTTCATGCGCCACGACGAGGAGAACGGCGACCGCTACGCCGAACCCGTCGAGGTGACCTTCGAGGGCGTCGAGATAGAGACGGGACAGGACTGA
- a CDS encoding DUF120 domain-containing protein has product MTDAASLAVGHDELAVLKFLALDGGLDGEVKTTCSGLADRLDASNQTASRRLQRLEDEGFVERDTVSDGQWIAITDAGERALRGEYEDYRRIFETDSGVELDGTVTGGMGEGRHYISLPGYMEQFVERLEYEPFAGTLNVDLTDASVRRRSAMASLDPVPIDGWEDEERTYGPAVCYPASVETAEDETYDECHIVAPERTHHDEDQLEIIAPEKLREALGLADGDHVTVRVEGA; this is encoded by the coding sequence ATGACAGACGCAGCGTCGCTCGCGGTGGGTCACGACGAACTCGCGGTGCTGAAGTTCCTCGCGCTCGACGGCGGCCTCGACGGCGAGGTGAAGACCACCTGTTCCGGGCTCGCGGACCGGCTCGATGCCTCGAACCAGACGGCGTCGCGGCGGCTCCAGCGACTGGAGGACGAGGGGTTCGTCGAGCGAGACACCGTCTCCGACGGGCAGTGGATCGCGATCACCGACGCGGGCGAGCGCGCCCTCCGCGGCGAGTACGAGGACTACCGACGCATCTTCGAGACCGACAGCGGCGTCGAACTCGACGGCACGGTCACCGGCGGGATGGGCGAGGGCCGGCACTACATCTCCCTGCCGGGGTACATGGAGCAGTTCGTCGAGCGCCTGGAGTACGAGCCGTTCGCGGGGACCCTGAACGTCGACCTCACCGACGCGAGCGTCCGCCGGCGCTCGGCGATGGCGTCGCTCGACCCGGTGCCGATCGACGGCTGGGAGGACGAGGAGCGCACCTACGGCCCGGCCGTCTGCTACCCCGCGTCGGTCGAGACCGCCGAGGACGAGACGTACGACGAGTGCCACATCGTCGCCCCCGAGCGGACCCACCACGACGAGGACCAACTCGAGATCATCGCCCCGGAGAAGCTCCGGGAGGCGCTCGGGCTGGCGGACGGCGACCACGTCACCGTTCGCGTCGAGGGGGCCTGA
- the ribB gene encoding 3,4-dihydroxy-2-butanone-4-phosphate synthase, with protein MTRQTADDVADAVEAFRAGRPVLVHDFADREGETDLVYPAGVVTPEDVARMRNDAGGLVCVALSHEVAEAFDLPFAAETIEHPAGTDHDLAYDERSSFSLTVNHRDTYTGITDQDRALTISELASAADGADRLDADDFAETFRSPGHVHLLKAAPRLLDERKGHTELGLALAAATDRPPAVVVCEMLDDETGQALSPADAREYARRNGFPYVEGSALVERLG; from the coding sequence ATGACCCGACAGACCGCCGACGACGTGGCGGACGCCGTGGAGGCGTTCCGCGCCGGCCGCCCCGTGCTCGTCCACGACTTCGCCGACCGTGAGGGGGAGACTGACCTCGTCTACCCCGCGGGCGTCGTGACGCCGGAGGACGTCGCGCGCATGCGCAACGACGCCGGGGGGCTCGTCTGCGTCGCCCTCTCCCACGAGGTCGCGGAGGCGTTCGACCTCCCCTTCGCCGCCGAGACGATCGAACACCCCGCGGGGACCGACCACGACCTGGCGTACGACGAGCGCTCGTCGTTCTCGCTGACGGTCAACCACCGCGACACCTACACCGGCATCACGGACCAGGACCGGGCGCTCACCATCTCCGAACTCGCCTCCGCCGCCGACGGCGCCGACCGACTCGACGCCGACGACTTCGCCGAGACGTTCCGCTCGCCCGGCCACGTCCACCTGCTGAAGGCCGCGCCGCGCCTCCTCGACGAACGCAAGGGCCACACCGAACTCGGCCTCGCGCTCGCCGCCGCGACGGACCGGCCGCCCGCCGTCGTCGTCTGCGAGATGCTGGACGACGAGACCGGGCAGGCGCTCTCGCCTGCCGACGCCCGCGAGTACGCCCGCCGGAACGGCTTCCCCTACGTCGAGGGGTCGGCCCTCGTCGAGCGCCTGGGGTAG
- a CDS encoding branched-chain amino acid transaminase has product MSFEDMDVDTIWMDGEFVDWDDAQIHVLTHGLHYGTGIFEGVRCYDTEQGPAVFRWEEHLDRFYNSAKPYDMDIDFSREELTEATLELIRRQDLQSCYIRPLAFYGYNSLGVSPKDCPTRVAIACWPWGTYLGEEALEEGVEVMVSSWRKHASSQIPTNAKTTGLYVNSMLAGEEARRNGYTEAIVLNKEGQVAEGPGENLFLVRDGELYTPGLSQSILDGITRESVIEVAEDLGYTVHDDATISRGELHTADELFFTGTAAEVTPIRQVGNVEIGSGTRGPVTEEIQQRFFDIVEGPTEGYEDWFTFV; this is encoded by the coding sequence ATGAGCTTCGAGGACATGGACGTGGACACGATCTGGATGGACGGCGAGTTCGTCGACTGGGACGACGCCCAGATCCACGTCCTGACCCACGGCCTGCACTACGGCACCGGCATCTTCGAGGGAGTCCGCTGTTACGACACCGAGCAGGGCCCCGCCGTCTTCCGCTGGGAGGAGCACCTCGACCGCTTCTACAACTCGGCGAAGCCGTACGACATGGACATCGACTTCTCGCGGGAGGAGCTCACCGAGGCGACGCTGGAGCTCATCCGCCGGCAGGACCTCCAGTCCTGCTACATCCGCCCGCTGGCCTTCTACGGCTACAACAGCCTCGGCGTCAGCCCGAAGGACTGCCCGACCCGCGTCGCAATCGCCTGCTGGCCGTGGGGCACCTACCTCGGCGAGGAGGCGCTGGAAGAGGGCGTCGAGGTGATGGTCTCCTCGTGGCGCAAGCACGCCTCCAGCCAGATCCCCACGAACGCGAAGACGACGGGGCTGTACGTCAACAGCATGCTCGCCGGCGAGGAGGCCCGCCGCAACGGCTACACCGAGGCCATCGTCCTGAACAAGGAGGGACAGGTCGCCGAGGGCCCCGGCGAGAACCTCTTTCTCGTCCGCGACGGCGAGCTGTACACGCCCGGCCTCTCCCAGAGCATCCTCGACGGCATCACCCGCGAGAGCGTCATCGAGGTCGCAGAGGACCTCGGCTACACCGTCCACGACGACGCCACCATCTCCCGCGGCGAGCTCCACACCGCCGACGAGCTGTTCTTCACCGGCACCGCCGCGGAGGTCACCCCCATCCGGCAGGTCGGCAACGTCGAGATCGGCTCCGGCACCCGCGGCCCGGTGACCGAGGAGATCCAGCAGCGCTTCTTCGACATCGTCGAGGGCCCCACCGAGGGGTACGAGGACTGGTTCACGTTCGTCTAA